In the genome of Paramormyrops kingsleyae isolate MSU_618 chromosome 5, PKINGS_0.4, whole genome shotgun sequence, the window GAACGCACTTAGTTTGAGGTCGAATTAACATTCAGAGAAAAGCACTTTTAATACACTATTTTAGGAATCTTGCTGTAATGTTCAGATGCAACACTGTCTCGTTCATGTGTAAAAGAGAAgaacaatgtaataaaacataaatgcaaaaataaaaatataagacAAAACGTAACAAAAGTATCATTTTCAGTTCTGCGAAACAGTGTGCTTGTATTCAGTGCAGTAAAATGCTTCTTCATTGAACTTGTCTGCCAGCTGAGATCAGAAATGTTGGCCAGTCTCAGCACTTTCCAGTTCCCACAAAGTGTCTGAATGCAGCTATTTGACTCCTTTCACTGGGCCAGAcctgtcctcccgctccagagAGGTGACTGGAAATCAGGACATCCGGCTGACCTTGCCGATTCGTTCTGTTACCGTCAGCGTAGGCGTGGAAGAGGGCGCACTTGAGTTTCAGTGAAAACATTCCTCTGGGTCAGTCACAGCCCACCTTGAACAGCTTGAGCAGCTCCTTGCAGTCGGGATCTATGAGGTCCACTGGCTTCTCCCCACATTTGTTCGCAGCGTTGGCATCAGCACCAAGAGACAGCAGGTATCTGAGGAGAGCACCAGTGGCAGATGAATATGGATCAAAGTGGGGACATCTGCACTGACCAAGTGACAATGGCTTGGAGATCTCTGAAGGTCATAGATTCAGTTGCACGAGAGACAAACTGTTGTTTGACCATTGTGTTTGAGTCCTTGGAAAGGACAATGCTCTATTCCAGTTAATTTTGTGACTCTCTTGTGTAGCCTGGATGTGGTTCTGTCTACATCTATGCATGTTGGAAACTAGCAGACCTTTCCGGTGAGCACGCTGTTAAAATAGTGCTGACCATGTTACCATGGCAAGGTGCATATTTGCATCTTCCAGCAGCTTACTTGGCAATGTGCGGATAGCTGTCGCTGCAGGCCATGTGCAAGGGCGTCCAGCCTTCCTCGTCCTCCTGCTGGATGTCCGCCCCATATTTCACCAGCAGCTTCACACATTCCAGATTGCCTGAGAGGACGGCTTCGTGGAGGGCGCACATGCCTGTGGAATCAGCGATGGCCATTGTATTGGTTATGATACAGTTGATGAAAGCATGCTGGACAAGCCTTTGCAGAAAAGTGACACTAGTCACTTCATCATTCATATGGCAGAAAGTACTTCTTATACAACCTGGATCTTTGGGCATAAAGGGCATGTTTGATTTTACATGGAAAGATACGGTTAGAAGATGACATGGTGTCTGTATTTGAATAAATGTGGATATTTGTTCATGAATACCGGTAAATGTACTGTAGTTTGTTGTACATGGGAAAATAAGACATCCACTGAAAATAAGCCCTAATGCGTCTTTTGGAGCAAAAATTAATATAAGTCCCTGTCTTATTTTCGGTACAACCTGTAGATGTGAAGCCACACTAAACAAGCAGTTCCAGCGGCGGCTAATTCTCTTACCTGTCTGGAAAATGGTTCCCAAGCAGATTTTTTTAGTCCTGATGAAGCGGCCTACTTGCTCCAGGTCTCCCTCCCGAATGTGATCTTGGAAGACGATGTCATTGGGAAAGTGCACAGATCGGGGTGGCTTGAGTGAGACAGCAGTACGCTTACAAGTCGTAATGCTGCCATCGACTGGGATGCAGCGGTTGTACTGTGTATTCTTCATAACGGCACACTGGCTGAAATACTTCATTTCTGCGGTAAAGGAGCGGAAAACAAAGTGGGAATCAAGCctgctgggggaaaaaaaacctcaaaaatGTCAGGTGCTTCAGCAGCAAAGGTAAAATCCTCTAATTCCCGTATCCTTTAAGTTCCTCTTGTTAGTGTCTAGCTCTCTTAAGACTCGCTgaagtaaaaagaaaaaggaatcAAAACCTAAGACTTCAGTATTGGCGCAGTGATTTGCCTCCTTTGTGGTCAGAACGCAGTGCAGGTTCTAGATTGCACGGGGGAAGCAAGTCTCTATATACTCTCTGTGGAGCTATTTTTGGGGGCTGTCACCTTACTTATCAGATGGCTTCTGCATGACTGGGTCCTTCCCACATCACGCCCTCTGCTTGCTCACGCCTCATAAAGCAATGAGAGAGCAGCCTCAGCGTCTGTTTTCATCTTGGCCCGTGAGCACATTCATCATCTATAGCATCAAGATCCATTACAGGCAGGGCTCACGTAGTGCACTGACACAACGTAAACTTCTAGTA includes:
- the ppp1r27b gene encoding protein phosphatase 1 regulatory subunit 27b: MKYFSQCAVMKNTQYNRCIPVDGSITTCKRTAVSLKPPRSVHFPNDIVFQDHIREGDLEQVGRFIRTKKICLGTIFQTGMCALHEAVLSGNLECVKLLVKYGADIQQEDEEGWTPLHMACSDSYPHIAKYLLSLGADANAANKCGEKPVDLIDPDCKELLKLFKVGCD